In Anaerobacillus isosaccharinicus, one genomic interval encodes:
- a CDS encoding replication terminator protein — translation MPKIVDLNSLANGAVAERINMELQKILENINDPNTDPKKARKLTVSLTIKGDENRDLATVTVQAKSTFAPAKDVETIIVMDYDSKGQVTGKELKSGVKGQTFFDEEGVYEDTGEKIIDFRKQNQN, via the coding sequence ATGCCAAAGATTGTTGACTTAAACAGTTTAGCCAATGGTGCAGTAGCAGAAAGAATTAACATGGAGTTGCAAAAAATTCTCGAAAACATCAATGATCCAAACACTGATCCTAAGAAAGCGAGAAAATTAACAGTCTCTTTAACTATTAAAGGAGACGAAAATCGGGATCTAGCAACTGTTACTGTACAAGCTAAATCCACATTTGCTCCTGCTAAAGACGTTGAAACAATTATTGTCATGGACTATGACAGTAAAGGCCAGGTAACTGGGAAAGAGTTAAAAAGCGGTGTGAAAGGACAGACTTTTTTTGATGAAGAAGGCGTCTATGAAGATACAGGTGAAAAAATAATTGATTTCAGAAAACAAAACCAAAATTAA
- a CDS encoding DEAD/DEAH box helicase: MKLRDYQQDAREAIQTEWENGTKKTLLVLPTGCGKTIVFSKVIEDRVKKGERVLVLAHRGELLEQAADKLEKSTGLKCATEKAEQTSIGSWYRVVVGSVQTMMREKRLEKFDKDFFDTIIIDEAHHCISDSYQRVLNYFELANVLGVTATPDRGDMRNLGSYFESLAFEYTLPKAIKSGYLSPIKALTLPLKLDLSSVSQQAGDFKASEVSTALDPYLESIADEMWKNASDRKIVVFLPLVKTSQKFTEILNNKGFKATEVNGDSKDRAEILEDFDKGKYNVLCNSMLLTEGWDCPSVDCVVVLRPTKVRSLYSQMVGRGTRLFPGKTELLLLDFLWHTDRHELCHPAHLIAENEEVAKAMTKQIEEAGIPLDLEIVEKQAAEDVIAQREEALAKQLAEMKKRKRKLVDPLQFEMSIQAEDLANYVPAFGWEMGPPSEKQIQTLEKLGILPEQIDNAGKATKLLERLDKRRVEGLTTPKQIRFLEARGFAHVGKWSFDNAKRLIDRIAANGWRIPAGIDPKEYQGD; the protein is encoded by the coding sequence ATGAAACTTAGAGATTACCAACAGGACGCACGAGAAGCTATTCAAACGGAATGGGAAAACGGCACAAAAAAAACCTTACTCGTACTTCCTACTGGTTGCGGTAAGACCATCGTATTTTCAAAGGTGATCGAGGATCGGGTAAAAAAGGGCGAGCGTGTTCTCGTCCTAGCCCATCGAGGCGAATTGCTAGAACAAGCAGCTGATAAGCTAGAAAAGTCAACAGGGCTTAAATGTGCTACTGAAAAGGCAGAACAAACTTCAATAGGTAGCTGGTACCGAGTCGTAGTTGGTAGCGTACAGACGATGATGAGAGAAAAGCGTTTAGAAAAATTTGATAAAGACTTCTTTGACACCATCATTATCGATGAGGCGCATCATTGTATTTCAGACAGTTATCAAAGGGTATTGAATTATTTTGAGTTAGCCAATGTCCTAGGAGTAACAGCTACGCCTGATCGTGGGGATATGCGTAATCTTGGTTCCTATTTTGAAAGTTTAGCATTTGAATATACATTACCCAAGGCTATTAAATCAGGTTATTTAAGTCCCATTAAAGCTTTAACCCTGCCGTTGAAATTAGACCTATCTTCTGTTAGTCAACAAGCTGGAGATTTTAAAGCTAGTGAAGTTAGTACCGCACTGGATCCATACTTAGAGTCAATTGCTGATGAAATGTGGAAGAATGCAAGCGATAGAAAAATCGTTGTTTTCCTTCCATTGGTTAAAACGAGTCAAAAATTCACTGAAATTCTTAATAATAAAGGATTTAAAGCAACAGAAGTTAATGGTGACTCAAAAGACCGCGCTGAGATTTTGGAAGATTTCGATAAAGGTAAATACAATGTCTTGTGTAATTCTATGTTACTTACAGAAGGGTGGGATTGCCCGTCTGTAGATTGCGTAGTTGTTCTTAGACCAACGAAAGTACGAAGCCTTTACAGTCAGATGGTGGGGCGTGGTACCCGACTATTTCCAGGTAAAACTGAACTATTGTTACTTGATTTCCTATGGCATACAGATCGTCATGAATTATGTCATCCGGCCCACTTAATTGCTGAGAATGAAGAAGTAGCCAAAGCTATGACAAAACAGATTGAAGAAGCTGGCATTCCATTAGATTTAGAAATAGTAGAGAAACAAGCAGCTGAGGATGTTATTGCCCAACGTGAAGAAGCTCTTGCTAAACAATTAGCAGAAATGAAAAAACGCAAACGCAAGCTTGTTGATCCGTTGCAGTTTGAAATGAGTATCCAAGCTGAAGATTTAGCGAATTATGTTCCTGCATTCGGTTGGGAAATGGGACCACCAAGTGAAAAACAGATACAGACATTAGAAAAACTTGGGATCTTACCAGAACAAATCGATAATGCAGGAAAAGCTACTAAACTATTGGAGCGGTTGGACAAGCGACGTGTTGAAGGATTGACTACACCAAAGCAAATTCGTTTTTTGGAAGCGAGAGGTTTTGCACACGTTGGGAAATGGTCATTCGATAATGCTAAGAGATTAATTGACCGAATTGCAGCTAATGGTTGGAGAATACCAGCGGGTATTGACCCTAAAGAATATCAAGGGGATTAA